A window from Dunckerocampus dactyliophorus isolate RoL2022-P2 chromosome 15, RoL_Ddac_1.1, whole genome shotgun sequence encodes these proteins:
- the rbm17 gene encoding splicing factor 45: MSLYDDLGVGASDTKTEGWSKNFKLLQSQLKVKKAALSQAKTHRIKQTTVLAPVIDLKRGGPSEDRQISDTPPHTVAGLKDPVPSGFSSGDVLIPLADEYDPMFPNDYEKVMKRHREERQRQREQERQKEIEDREKKRKERHEGGAPSGFSRFPAAEEDSDEDDDFEKERRKRSMGGAAIAPPSSLVDRDGPSSFSYEDEGRPVRGSKAAIPPPMYDDSDGPRSPPGPTSSFLANMGGTVAHKIMQKYGFKEGQGLGKHEQGLSTALSVEKTSKRGGKIIIGDAAEKGGPLQAGAAEISGGAVDSKKSDANPLTEILKNPTKVVLLRNMVGRGEVDEDLEGETKEECEKYGKVIKCVIFEIADVPDDEAVRIFLEFERVESAIKAVVDLNGRYFGGQVVKACFYNQDKFRVFDLGEQL, translated from the exons ATGTCCTTGTATGATGACCTCGGCGTGGGTGCAAGTGACACCAAAACCGAAGGATGGTCCAAAAACTTTAAGCTCCTGCAGTCCCAGCTGAAGGTGAAGAAGGCTGCCCTGAGCCAAGCTAAG ACTCATCgcataaagcaaacaactgTCTTGGCTCCCGTCATTGATTTGAAGCGAGGAGGCCCCAGTGAAGACAGACAAATCTCAGACACACCACCACATACTGTTGCTGGCCTAAAG gaTCCAGTGCCCAGTGGCTTCTCGTCTGGAGATGTGCTGATCCCGCTCGCAGACGAGTATGACCCGATGTTCCCCAATGACTATGAGAAGGTGATGAAGCGGCACAGAGAGGAACGACAGCGGCAGAGGGAGCAGGAGCGGCAGAAGGAAATAGAGGACAGAGAAAA gaaaagaaaagaaagacatgAAGGAGGCGCACCGAGTGGCTTCTCGAGGTTCCCAGCAGCAGAGGAAGATTCTGATGAGGATGACGATTTTGAGAAAGAGCGGCGAAAACGAA GTATGGGTGGTGCTGCCATTGCCCCGCCTTCATCGCTAGTGGACCGAGATG GCCCATCCTCGTTCTCGTATGAGGATGAAGGTCGTCCTGTCAGAGGCTCCAAGGCCGCCATCCCTCCACCTATGTATGACGACTCAGACGGGCCACGTTCTCCGCCTGGACCAACCAGTTCCTTCCTAGCTAACATGGG GGGTACCGTCGCGCACAAAATCATGCAGAAGTATGGCTTCAAAGAAGGCCAGGGCCTGGGAAAGCACGAGCAAGGCTTGAGTACAGCGTTGTCTGTGGAGAAGACGAGCAAAAGAGGCGGCAAGATCATCATCGGTGACGCTGCAGAGAAAG GAGGGCCACTCCAAGCAGGGGCTGCTGAGATTTCTGGAGGAGCAG TGGACTCCAAGAAGTCTGATGCCAACCCGCTCACAGAGATTCTCAAAAACCCGACCAAAGTGGTCCTGCTGAGG AATATGGTGGGCCGGGGAGAGGTGGATGAAGACCTGGAGGGGGAGACCAAAGAAGAGTGCGAGAAATACGGCAAAGTGATTAAGTGTGTCATTTTTGAG ATTGCTGATGTACCAGATGATGAAGCTGTCAGGATATTCCTGGAGTTTGAAAGGGTGGAGTCGGCCATCAAAG ctGTGGTGGATCTGAACGGACGTTATTTCGGCGGACAGGTCGTCAAAGCCTGCTTCTACAACCAAGACAAATTTCGAGTTTTTGACCTGGGCGAGCAATTATGA